A genomic window from bacterium includes:
- a CDS encoding DUF1343 domain-containing protein yields MSVQPGINVLLKEYQQLIHGKRVGLITNPTGITAQAISSIDILSRLQGSKLTALFAPEHGIRGDIFAGENVDTYTDKKTGVPVYSLYGKTRKPTPDMLQEVDVFVFDIQDVGARYYTYVYTMAYAMEAAKENGIPFIVLDRPNPINGIVVDGPILDPRFSSFIGLYPIPVVHGLTVGELALLFNTEFKINCELHIVPLKGWNRKMTFAETNLPWVMTSPHIPQSSTAWYYATTGFIGELHTICVGVGYTVPFEIVGTNWLDSDTLANELNRKQLAGVVFRPITFRPYYYIFKDQICQGVQLHITNVTEFSPVATGLHILSTIYTMYPCQTIFPNDADKPNSRLKMFYQAIGTDTVRTMIEQGNSAEEIIASWQDGLETFKKVREKYLLY; encoded by the coding sequence ATGTCAGTTCAACCTGGGATCAATGTTTTATTAAAAGAATATCAGCAATTAATTCACGGAAAACGCGTTGGATTGATCACCAATCCGACTGGGATAACAGCGCAGGCTATCTCGAGCATAGATATCCTGAGTCGATTGCAGGGAAGTAAACTAACCGCATTATTTGCACCGGAACACGGGATTCGTGGCGATATTTTCGCTGGTGAAAACGTCGATACCTATACAGATAAAAAGACTGGCGTACCGGTATATAGTCTCTATGGTAAAACGCGAAAACCGACTCCGGACATGCTGCAAGAAGTAGACGTGTTCGTGTTCGATATTCAGGATGTTGGCGCTCGATATTATACCTACGTTTACACAATGGCATACGCTATGGAAGCGGCGAAAGAAAACGGGATACCGTTTATTGTTCTCGATCGACCGAATCCGATTAACGGAATTGTCGTTGATGGACCGATTCTTGACCCGAGATTCAGTTCGTTTATCGGATTATATCCGATTCCGGTTGTGCATGGATTAACCGTTGGTGAACTCGCGCTATTGTTCAACACGGAATTCAAAATCAACTGCGAATTACATATTGTCCCGTTAAAAGGATGGAACCGGAAAATGACCTTTGCGGAAACCAATCTGCCGTGGGTGATGACATCGCCCCATATACCGCAGTCGAGCACTGCGTGGTATTATGCGACAACGGGGTTTATTGGCGAACTTCATACGATTTGTGTCGGAGTCGGATATACGGTACCGTTCGAAATCGTTGGCACGAACTGGCTCGATAGCGATACCTTAGCGAACGAATTGAATCGGAAACAACTGGCTGGGGTAGTGTTTCGTCCGATAACGTTTCGTCCGTATTATTATATTTTTAAAGACCAAATCTGCCAAGGGGTTCAGTTGCATATAACCAACGTGACCGAGTTTTCTCCTGTTGCGACGGGACTCCACATTCTATCAACCATCTATACGATGTATCCCTGTCAGACCATTTTCCCTAACGATGCCGATAAACCGAATAGTAGATTGAAGATGTTCTATCAGGCAATCGGAACTGATACCGTGCGAACGATGATAGAACAAGGGAACTCCGCTGAAGAGATTATCGCTTCTTGGCAAGACGGGTTAGAAACGTTTAAAAAAGTTCGCGAGAAATACCTGCTCTACTAA